A portion of the Bacteroidales bacterium genome contains these proteins:
- the mtgA gene encoding monofunctional biosynthetic peptidoglycan transglycosylase: MEQDTAPVVKPGLLKRIFRFIKWSIILFLASTILVTILYRFINPPVTPLMMIRVVEQLADNEKPRLIKDWVALEDISDNMKLAVIASEDNNFESHFGVDFKAIKKANKLNKKGKKLRGASTITQQTAKNVFLWPDRTWVRKGLELYFTGLIEVFWGKKRIMEVYLNVIEMGTGIYGVEEAAQTYFKKSASRLSRSEAAAIAAVLPNPLRWRPDKPTSYIQKKKGWIQWNMNNVVKPEW; the protein is encoded by the coding sequence ATGGAACAGGATACAGCGCCGGTTGTAAAACCCGGTTTACTGAAAAGGATCTTCCGGTTTATTAAATGGAGTATTATCCTTTTCCTGGCTTCAACCATCCTCGTTACTATCCTCTACCGTTTCATAAATCCACCTGTTACCCCGCTCATGATGATACGGGTTGTAGAGCAACTTGCCGATAACGAAAAGCCCCGGCTCATCAAGGATTGGGTTGCTCTTGAAGATATCTCAGACAATATGAAACTGGCTGTGATTGCTTCAGAAGATAATAACTTCGAAAGTCATTTCGGTGTCGATTTCAAAGCCATTAAAAAGGCTAATAAACTGAATAAAAAAGGAAAGAAACTGAGAGGTGCCAGTACCATTACTCAACAAACGGCAAAAAATGTGTTCCTCTGGCCCGACCGTACCTGGGTGAGAAAAGGGCTGGAACTCTACTTCACCGGACTGATCGAGGTATTCTGGGGCAAAAAAAGGATTATGGAAGTCTATCTGAATGTGATAGAAATGGGGACTGGAATCTATGGAGTAGAGGAAGCTGCACAAACCTACTTCAAAAAATCTGCTTCCAGGCTCTCACGATCTGAAGCCGCTGCCATTGCCGCCGTTCTGCCAAATCCCTTGCGCTGGCGCCCAGATAAGCCCACATCTTATATCCAGAAAAAGAAAGGCTGGATACAATGGAACATGAACAATGTGGTAAAGCCGGAATGGTGA
- a CDS encoding DUF4476 domain-containing protein: protein MKKMLLFTAIVCLATLLKAQNTNLIFFTEQGERFSVVLNGVLQNLQPETNIKVTDLPAPSYKLKLIFEDKKIADLDKNLFFNQGTETTFCIKKNKNQEYVVRFMNEVPIEEAPRPVAQQQVIVYHPEPVTATTTTTTTTINNPGMGGGGVGVSVTDPYSGTNLNINMNVGGVGTQSSTTTTTTTTTSSGGYENNYSNNQYEDNRNDGEGHGHGNHNKPHEERYILPGYNGVYGCPFPMAPSDFEQAKQSIKSKSFEDSKLTIAKQIINTNCLLSGQVKEIMLLFSFEDTRLELAKFAYGYTLDIGNYYKVNDAFTFESSIDELNTYTAGFRR, encoded by the coding sequence ATGAAAAAGATGCTACTCTTCACGGCCATTGTCTGCCTGGCCACCCTGCTGAAAGCACAGAACACCAACCTGATCTTCTTCACCGAACAAGGTGAACGCTTTTCAGTTGTATTGAATGGAGTCCTTCAAAACCTTCAACCTGAAACCAATATCAAGGTTACCGACCTTCCTGCACCAAGCTATAAACTGAAGCTGATCTTTGAAGATAAAAAAATTGCAGACCTGGATAAAAACCTCTTTTTCAACCAGGGCACTGAAACCACATTCTGCATAAAGAAAAACAAAAACCAGGAGTATGTGGTACGTTTCATGAATGAGGTTCCTATTGAAGAAGCTCCAAGACCTGTTGCTCAACAGCAGGTGATTGTATATCATCCTGAGCCAGTTACAGCTACCACTACAACCACTACCACCACTATCAATAATCCCGGTATGGGAGGAGGCGGTGTTGGAGTGAGTGTTACAGATCCCTACTCAGGAACCAACCTGAATATTAATATGAATGTGGGAGGTGTTGGCACTCAATCCTCAACCACCACCACCACGACAACAACTACTTCTTCAGGAGGTTATGAGAACAACTACTCAAATAATCAGTACGAGGACAATCGCAATGATGGTGAAGGCCATGGACATGGAAACCATAACAAACCTCATGAAGAACGGTATATCCTGCCAGGCTACAATGGTGTGTATGGCTGTCCTTTCCCAATGGCCCCTTCCGATTTCGAACAGGCTAAGCAATCCATCAAATCCAAGAGTTTCGAGGACAGCAAGCTTACCATTGCCAAGCAGATCATCAATACCAACTGTCTACTGAGCGGACAGGTAAAGGAAATTATGCTGCTTTTCTCGTTTGAAGATACCCGCCTCGAACTGGCTAAATTTGCTTATGGTTATACGCTTGATATCGGGAATTACTATAAGGTTAATGATGCCTTTACTTTTGAGTCATCGATTGATGAACTGAATACGTATACTGCTGGGTTCAGACGATAA
- a CDS encoding DUF58 domain-containing protein: MPESIDQTRLNRFGNLEFLAKQVVEGFIVGLHKSPFHGFSVEFSEHRLYNPGEPTRHIDWKLYGRTDRLYVKRYEEETNLRCQVVIDNSSSMYFPVRDAVSFEQPNKILFSVYAAAAMMYMLRKQRDAVGLSLFSEKMELHTPTRSNLVHHRYLFGELEKLLTPIHVESQKQSNVAESLHFIAENIHKRSLVALFSDMFSGNDDNEALFDALQHLRYNKHEVILFHVVDQSMELDFSYDNRPYKFIDLESGEEVKVLPAEVRNNYLEAIREFNSRLKMKCAQYSIDFVEADINKGFEQVLLPYLLKRQRMY; the protein is encoded by the coding sequence ATGCCGGAATCTATTGACCAAACCAGGCTGAACCGTTTCGGGAACCTTGAATTCCTTGCCAAACAAGTTGTGGAAGGGTTCATTGTAGGTTTGCACAAGAGTCCGTTCCATGGATTTTCGGTGGAGTTCTCAGAACATCGCCTATATAATCCCGGGGAGCCTACCCGACATATCGACTGGAAGCTATACGGCCGCACTGACCGGCTCTATGTGAAACGTTATGAGGAAGAGACCAACCTGCGTTGCCAGGTTGTTATCGATAACTCCTCTTCCATGTATTTTCCTGTGCGGGATGCAGTGAGTTTTGAACAGCCCAATAAGATACTATTTTCAGTATATGCTGCCGCAGCTATGATGTATATGTTGCGCAAACAGAGAGATGCTGTGGGGCTTAGCCTGTTCAGTGAAAAAATGGAGTTGCATACCCCAACCCGTTCGAACCTGGTGCATCATCGTTACCTGTTCGGGGAGTTGGAAAAACTGCTTACTCCTATTCATGTGGAGAGCCAAAAGCAGTCAAATGTGGCGGAATCCCTTCATTTCATTGCAGAGAACATTCATAAGCGTTCATTAGTGGCATTATTCAGCGATATGTTTTCGGGGAATGATGATAATGAAGCCCTTTTTGATGCGTTGCAACATCTGCGCTACAACAAACATGAAGTGATCCTCTTCCATGTAGTGGATCAGTCTATGGAGCTGGATTTCAGCTATGATAACCGTCCTTATAAGTTCATCGATCTTGAATCGGGGGAAGAGGTAAAAGTGCTTCCTGCAGAAGTGCGGAATAACTACCTGGAGGCGATCCGTGAATTTAATAGCCGGTTAAAGATGAAGTGCGCACAATATAGCATCGATTTCGTGGAAGCGGATATTAATAAGGGTTTTGAACAGGTGCTGCTGCCGTATTTGCTGAAGCGGCAGAGAATGTACTAG
- the trxA gene encoding thioredoxin produces MALEFNDANFEELAIKSDKPVIVDLWAEWCGPCRMVGPIIEEMAKEYEGKAVIGKLDVDSNPGVTSKYGVRNIPTILFLKNGEIADKQVGAVPKSVLVGKLEKLF; encoded by the coding sequence ATGGCATTAGAATTTAACGACGCTAATTTTGAAGAGCTTGCTATTAAATCGGACAAGCCCGTAATTGTTGACCTTTGGGCAGAATGGTGCGGACCTTGCCGCATGGTAGGGCCTATCATTGAAGAGATGGCAAAGGAATACGAAGGCAAGGCCGTAATAGGTAAACTGGATGTGGATAGTAATCCCGGGGTCACCAGCAAGTATGGCGTCAGGAATATCCCTACAATCCTTTTCCTGAAAAATGGCGAAATCGCCGATAAACAGGTAGGTGCTGTTCCCAAAAGTGTACTGGTAGGGAAACTGGAAAAACTTTTCTAA
- the dnaE gene encoding DNA polymerase III subunit alpha — MYNATLQSHVHSQYSLLDGAADISAMFKKATSDGMPGLAITDHGNMFGVFQFVKEAEKFNKNGETIIKPIVGCEFYVVEDRHRKKFGGGERDDRRHQLLLAKNAEGYSNLVKLCSLGYIEGLYSKYPRIDKELIVRYHKGLIATTCCLAADVPRTILRKGEAEGEKAFKWWLDLFGEDYYVELQRHSIPEQDQVNEVLKRFAKKYGVKMIASNDSHYVEQRDFNAHDILLCINTGEKQSTPTFRDYGDDDTFTKGTRFAFYNDQFYLKKTEEMSGLFADLPEAIDNTNEIVDKVEVLKLTKDILLPNFPVPEKFVIHTTHVDTGQKILTADVRNQWEYLKFITYQGAKVRYGSVGPDLQDRIDFELRTIHDMGFAGYFLIVSDFIRSGREMGVYIGPGRGSAAGSVVAYCIGITNIDPIKYDLLFERFLNPERISMPDIDTDFDDQGRQRVIDYVVEKYGQNQVAQIVTFGTMAAKLSIKDVARVLELDLSLSNNLTKMVPDKPGISLKRVLTAPITTKEGEKSLEEKDGLPGEDLENVRRIRELYNYEGTDSIMVLQKKVLREAEVLEGSVRNTGIHAAGIIIAPYDLTELIPVCTAKDSPLWVTQIEGNSIEEAGVIKMDFLGLKNLTILRDALKLIKQNHNVTIDLDSMPLDDAETFGLYQRAETNGTFQFESDGMQQWLKLLKPDKFEDLIAMNALFRPGPMKYIPNYINRKHGKEAIQYDLPAMEGVLKETYGITVYQEQVMLLSQHIAGFSKGRADELRKAMGKKIREKLVKLKPEFIEGGKAKGHPEDKLNKVWSDWEDFASYAFNKSHSTCYALVAYQTAYLKVHYPAEYMAALLTSNLSNLEKITFYLDECRRMGMKVLGPDINESFLDFTVNKNGQIRFGLMALKGVGEAAADAAIKERDENGVFTSIFEFVKRVNLRTVNKSTFEALAQAGAFDSFEGMHRAQFFAQDSNEDATFIEKLIRFGATYQANQQSTQQSLFGEMGTVDIPDPRIPFCEPWSNLEKLRREKNVAGFFITGHPLDDYREEINAFCNTSIKKAKENILTAGGKEFIFAGIVSKVRHETAKNGNAYGRFVVEDFDDQVEFALFGEDYLKMRHLLEEDKSLMIRAKVQNRYGKADMPELKINSMSLLADAMDKMAKQISIKIPISSINDKLVTAMVKVIKAHKGDCRIRVSFVDLDENYKVDMHTGKHKVQPSVALRELKMLGGMAVSIIA; from the coding sequence ATCTATAATGCCACGCTTCAGTCACACGTACATTCACAATATTCCCTGCTCGACGGGGCCGCCGATATTTCCGCCATGTTCAAAAAGGCAACGAGCGATGGCATGCCGGGACTGGCAATTACCGACCATGGCAATATGTTTGGGGTCTTCCAGTTCGTGAAAGAAGCAGAGAAATTCAATAAGAACGGCGAAACCATCATTAAACCCATCGTGGGCTGCGAGTTCTACGTGGTGGAAGATCGCCACCGCAAGAAATTCGGGGGAGGAGAACGTGACGACCGCCGCCACCAATTGCTGCTTGCCAAAAATGCCGAGGGGTACTCGAACCTGGTCAAACTTTGTTCCCTGGGTTATATCGAAGGACTCTACAGCAAATACCCGCGTATCGATAAGGAACTGATCGTCCGATACCATAAAGGCCTGATTGCCACTACCTGCTGCCTGGCTGCCGATGTGCCCCGAACCATTCTCCGCAAAGGGGAAGCAGAAGGGGAGAAGGCGTTTAAATGGTGGCTCGATCTCTTCGGCGAAGACTACTACGTTGAACTTCAACGCCACAGCATCCCCGAACAGGATCAGGTAAATGAAGTCCTGAAGCGTTTCGCCAAAAAGTACGGGGTGAAGATGATAGCCAGCAATGACTCGCATTATGTGGAACAACGAGACTTCAATGCCCACGATATCCTGCTGTGTATCAATACCGGGGAAAAACAAAGCACGCCTACCTTCAGGGATTATGGCGATGATGATACTTTCACAAAGGGTACCCGCTTTGCCTTCTACAACGACCAGTTCTATCTGAAGAAAACCGAGGAGATGAGCGGGCTTTTTGCCGATTTGCCCGAAGCTATCGACAATACCAATGAGATCGTGGATAAGGTGGAAGTGCTGAAGCTTACCAAGGATATCCTTTTGCCTAACTTCCCGGTCCCGGAGAAATTTGTTATCCATACTACTCATGTGGATACCGGCCAGAAGATCCTCACTGCCGATGTGCGTAACCAATGGGAATACCTGAAATTCATCACCTACCAGGGAGCTAAGGTACGCTACGGCTCCGTGGGCCCCGACCTGCAGGACCGTATTGATTTCGAGCTGCGCACCATCCACGATATGGGTTTTGCAGGCTACTTCCTGATTGTGAGTGATTTTATCCGATCTGGCAGGGAAATGGGGGTATATATCGGTCCGGGCCGCGGTTCGGCTGCCGGAAGCGTGGTAGCTTACTGTATCGGAATCACCAATATTGACCCCATCAAATATGACCTGCTGTTTGAGCGTTTCCTCAATCCGGAGCGCATCTCAATGCCTGATATCGATACCGATTTCGACGACCAGGGACGGCAGCGTGTGATTGATTATGTGGTTGAAAAATACGGTCAGAACCAGGTGGCACAGATCGTTACCTTCGGCACTATGGCTGCCAAGCTGAGTATCAAGGATGTAGCACGAGTTCTTGAGCTCGATCTGTCGCTGAGCAATAACCTCACCAAGATGGTGCCCGATAAGCCGGGCATCTCCCTGAAACGGGTCCTTACTGCTCCCATCACTACAAAGGAAGGGGAGAAGTCGCTGGAGGAAAAAGACGGTTTGCCTGGTGAAGACCTGGAGAATGTCCGCAGGATCCGCGAGCTGTATAATTATGAGGGCACCGACAGCATCATGGTGCTGCAGAAGAAGGTATTGCGTGAAGCTGAAGTCCTGGAAGGGTCAGTGAGGAATACCGGTATTCATGCTGCGGGTATCATTATTGCCCCCTATGATTTGACGGAGTTGATTCCTGTCTGCACGGCTAAGGATTCTCCTCTATGGGTCACACAAATTGAAGGGAATAGCATTGAAGAGGCCGGGGTTATCAAGATGGACTTCCTGGGTCTCAAGAACCTCACCATTTTGAGGGATGCCCTGAAACTGATCAAGCAGAACCATAATGTGACCATCGATCTCGACAGCATGCCCCTGGATGATGCTGAGACTTTTGGACTTTACCAGCGTGCCGAAACCAATGGTACTTTCCAGTTTGAAAGTGACGGGATGCAGCAATGGCTCAAACTGCTAAAACCTGATAAATTCGAGGACCTGATCGCCATGAACGCCTTGTTCCGTCCGGGCCCCATGAAATATATCCCCAACTATATCAACCGCAAGCATGGGAAAGAGGCTATTCAGTATGACCTTCCCGCAATGGAAGGGGTGTTGAAGGAGACTTACGGGATCACGGTGTACCAGGAACAGGTGATGTTGTTATCGCAGCATATTGCCGGTTTCAGCAAGGGTCGTGCCGATGAGCTGCGCAAAGCCATGGGGAAGAAGATACGCGAGAAGCTGGTCAAGCTGAAACCCGAATTTATTGAAGGAGGTAAAGCCAAGGGGCACCCGGAAGATAAGCTGAACAAGGTATGGTCCGACTGGGAAGATTTTGCATCCTATGCCTTCAATAAGTCGCATTCCACTTGTTATGCGCTGGTAGCTTATCAAACCGCCTACCTCAAAGTTCATTACCCGGCGGAATATATGGCTGCTCTGCTTACCAGCAACCTTAGCAACCTGGAGAAAATCACCTTCTACCTTGATGAATGCCGGAGAATGGGCATGAAGGTCTTAGGTCCGGATATCAATGAATCCTTCCTCGATTTTACCGTCAATAAGAATGGACAGATTCGTTTCGGATTGATGGCGCTAAAGGGAGTGGGAGAAGCTGCGGCGGATGCTGCCATTAAAGAGCGTGATGAGAACGGGGTTTTTACCTCAATCTTTGAATTTGTGAAGCGGGTGAATCTGCGCACCGTAAATAAGAGCACTTTTGAAGCCCTTGCACAGGCAGGCGCTTTTGATAGCTTTGAGGGCATGCACCGGGCGCAGTTTTTTGCCCAGGATTCCAATGAGGATGCTACCTTCATTGAGAAACTTATTCGTTTTGGAGCCACTTACCAGGCCAACCAGCAATCGACCCAGCAATCCCTGTTTGGTGAGATGGGTACCGTAGATATCCCTGACCCGAGGATTCCCTTTTGTGAGCCCTGGTCGAACCTTGAGAAGTTACGCAGAGAGAAAAATGTAGCCGGATTCTTTATTACAGGCCATCCGCTGGATGATTACAGGGAGGAGATTAATGCCTTCTGCAATACCTCCATAAAGAAGGCCAAGGAAAACATTCTCACGGCAGGAGGGAAGGAGTTCATTTTTGCCGGGATCGTTTCCAAGGTGCGGCATGAAACTGCAAAGAATGGCAATGCCTATGGGCGTTTCGTCGTGGAGGACTTTGATGACCAGGTAGAATTTGCCCTGTTCGGTGAGGATTATCTCAAAATGAGACATTTATTGGAAGAGGATAAGTCGTTGATGATACGTGCAAAAGTGCAGAACAGATATGGGAAAGCGGATATGCCTGAGCTTAAGATCAATAGTATGAGTCTGTTGGCTGATGCGATGGATAAGATGGCGAAGCAGATCAGTATCAAGATTCCGATCAGCAGTATTAATGATAAGCTGGTAACGGCTATGGTGAAGGTTATTAAGGCGCATAAGGGAGATTGCCGTATTCGTGTCAGCTTCGTGGATCTTGATGAAAATTATAAGGTGGATATGCATACCGGAAAACATAAGGTGCAGCCTTCTGTGGCTCTCCGCGAGCTGAAGATGCTCGGGGGAATGGCAGTGAGTATCATTGCTTAA
- a CDS encoding TolC family protein, translating to MNWRKILLLPGLILLLQGASAQKMVEMNLQQCLEAALQNDLRVKLSTMDQEKLKYQVRQTAGTGLPQVSASGSFQNFLKLPTQLIPGEFFGEPGKLIPVQFGTNYNMSGGIQVSQLIYNQSFMVSLGIAKRLLEQGNLEIEKSRQSTVYDIAQLYYMAVLTHQQIQYMAETLEKLDSLTFLTKIQLDRQLIRQVDFDRVNVNRNNLVTETSNLKLMLSQQLNMLKYFTGYAPTDSLMLTTTVFESSLKPYSPANSENHLSLREIDQQKLLLGLQMDLVHSQSMPYLAAFGDFSYNNQQNKFKPLFSDKNGWLGTSVVGLSLNVPLYNGGQRYNQLKQYKVQYKELELGRDYAKRMIETDTRNAMLKVQSLQQTAESQQKNVVLAEDVYKVMFDQYSQGYASLTDLLSAESAKISARGSYAQALAQLRIAELDLLKSKGMLLDLIK from the coding sequence ATGAATTGGAGAAAAATCCTTTTGCTTCCCGGACTGATACTATTACTCCAGGGAGCAAGCGCACAGAAAATGGTCGAAATGAACCTTCAGCAATGCCTGGAAGCGGCGTTGCAAAACGACCTTCGTGTCAAGCTATCCACAATGGACCAGGAGAAACTGAAATACCAGGTCCGCCAGACAGCCGGCACCGGTCTTCCCCAGGTCAGTGCCTCGGGTAGTTTCCAGAATTTCCTGAAACTTCCCACCCAGCTGATTCCGGGTGAGTTTTTCGGAGAGCCGGGCAAACTCATACCCGTGCAGTTCGGAACCAATTATAATATGTCAGGTGGCATACAGGTGTCACAATTGATCTATAACCAATCTTTCATGGTTTCACTCGGAATTGCAAAACGACTGCTCGAACAAGGAAACCTGGAAATTGAGAAGAGCCGGCAGAGCACGGTATATGATATTGCACAGCTTTATTATATGGCCGTCCTTACCCACCAGCAGATCCAATATATGGCAGAGACACTGGAAAAACTCGATTCCCTCACCTTTCTTACCAAAATTCAGCTTGACAGACAATTGATCAGGCAGGTGGATTTCGACCGGGTAAATGTGAACCGCAACAACCTGGTGACCGAAACCAGTAACCTAAAGCTCATGCTCTCGCAGCAGCTCAATATGCTCAAGTATTTCACAGGTTATGCTCCCACCGATTCCCTCATGCTGACAACCACCGTCTTTGAAAGCAGCCTGAAGCCTTATTCACCTGCAAATAGTGAGAATCACCTCAGTCTGAGGGAGATCGACCAGCAGAAGCTGCTTTTAGGATTGCAGATGGACCTGGTGCACTCGCAGTCGATGCCTTACCTCGCGGCATTCGGAGATTTCAGCTACAATAACCAGCAGAATAAGTTCAAGCCTTTATTTTCTGATAAGAATGGATGGCTGGGCACTTCGGTGGTCGGACTCTCATTGAACGTCCCTTTGTACAATGGCGGACAGAGGTATAACCAGTTGAAGCAATACAAGGTACAATACAAGGAGCTGGAGTTAGGCAGGGATTATGCCAAAAGGATGATTGAAACCGATACCCGGAATGCCATGTTAAAGGTCCAAAGCCTGCAGCAAACAGCAGAGTCGCAGCAGAAAAATGTAGTGCTGGCTGAAGATGTTTATAAGGTGATGTTCGATCAATACAGCCAGGGTTATGCGTCCCTTACTGACCTGCTCAGTGCGGAGAGCGCTAAAATATCGGCCAGGGGAAGTTATGCACAGGCACTGGCACAGTTGCGGATTGCCGAGCTAGACCTGCTCAAATCAAAAGGAATGTTACTGGATCTTATTAAATAA
- a CDS encoding efflux RND transporter periplasmic adaptor subunit, with protein sequence MKKIIIISIIVLVAVAGIFKLYVNKKQIEANSAPRQSKVSVPVFIEEVKIIKADNSFQVNGSFEPAHETMIISQTQGKIVKLEFNNGDFVKEGQLLASCDLELLEAQRELAEANLNKAKKDLKKFQEMLQSKAATQTQVDELQLALYNAQASFVTVNKQIEYSKITAPFSGYITAKHAEKGSMIMPGSMIAEIMDISTMKFNAGVAEPDLVKIRLNQQVKIKADIYEGFTYTGRIRNIGMKADGSRRFPVEIEVSNNTGKPIRSGMYGQAFFSSEGTHDAMVIPRTALVGSIKDPVVFIVENDKAVKRSIKAGSATETTIEVLEGLKAGEKVVISGQINLDDNTAVRISNAK encoded by the coding sequence ATGAAAAAGATCATCATTATCAGCATTATAGTCCTTGTTGCAGTTGCAGGGATTTTCAAGCTATACGTCAATAAAAAGCAGATCGAGGCCAATTCGGCACCCCGACAGAGCAAGGTAAGTGTGCCTGTTTTTATTGAAGAAGTAAAAATAATCAAGGCAGATAATAGCTTCCAGGTGAATGGTTCCTTTGAACCCGCTCATGAGACCATGATCATCTCCCAGACCCAGGGAAAGATCGTGAAACTGGAATTCAATAACGGTGATTTCGTGAAAGAAGGACAGTTGCTGGCCAGCTGCGATCTCGAATTGCTGGAAGCCCAGCGGGAACTCGCGGAAGCCAATCTAAACAAGGCAAAAAAGGATCTGAAGAAGTTCCAGGAAATGCTTCAGTCGAAGGCTGCCACACAGACACAGGTGGATGAATTACAACTTGCCCTTTACAATGCCCAGGCCAGTTTTGTGACTGTAAATAAGCAGATCGAATATTCAAAGATCACGGCTCCTTTTAGTGGGTATATTACGGCTAAGCATGCGGAAAAGGGCAGTATGATTATGCCCGGCAGTATGATTGCAGAGATCATGGACATCAGCACGATGAAGTTCAATGCAGGTGTTGCTGAGCCCGACCTGGTAAAGATCAGGCTGAACCAGCAGGTGAAAATCAAGGCAGATATCTATGAAGGCTTTACCTATACCGGAAGAATCAGGAACATAGGCATGAAAGCCGATGGATCACGACGTTTCCCTGTGGAGATAGAAGTCAGCAACAATACCGGCAAGCCAATCCGATCGGGTATGTACGGACAGGCATTCTTCAGCAGTGAAGGCACCCACGATGCCATGGTAATCCCGAGAACGGCACTGGTAGGCAGCATCAAGGACCCGGTAGTGTTCATTGTGGAAAACGACAAAGCGGTGAAACGCTCCATCAAAGCCGGTTCCGCCACCGAAACCACTATAGAGGTCCTGGAGGGCCTGAAAGCTGGCGAGAAGGTGGTGATTTCCGGACAGATCAACCTGGATGACAATACTGCGGTGAGAATTTCAAACGCTAAATAA